In a genomic window of Cynocephalus volans isolate mCynVol1 chromosome 1, mCynVol1.pri, whole genome shotgun sequence:
- the RAP2B gene encoding ras-related protein Rap-2b: protein MREYKVVVLGSGGVGKSALTVQFVTGSFIEKYDPTIEDFYRKEIEVDSSPSVLEILDTAGTEQFASMRDLYIKNGQGFILVYSLVNQQSFQDIKPMRDQIIRVKRYERVPMILVGNKVDLEGEREVSYGEGKALAEEWSCPFMETSAKNKASVDELFAEIVRQMNYAAQPNGDEGCCSACVIL, encoded by the coding sequence ATGAGAGAGTACAAAGTGGTGGTGCTAGGCTCGGGCGGCGTGGGCAAGTCCGCGCTCACCGTGCAGTTCGTGACCGGCTCCTTCATCGAGAAGTACGACCCCACCATCGAGGACTTCTACCGCAAGGAGATCGAGGTGGACTCGTCGCCGTCGGTGCTGGAGATCCTGGACACGGCGGGCACGGAGCAGTTTGCGTCCATGCGGGACCTGTACATCAAGAACGGCCAGGGCTTCATCCTCGTCTACAGCCTCGTCAACCAGCAGAGTTTCCAGGACATCAAGCCCATGCGGGACCAGATCATCCGCGTGAAGCGGTACGAGCGGGTGCCCATGATCCTGGTGGGCAACAAGGTGGACCTGGAGGGCGAGCGCGAGGTCTCCTACGGCGAGGGCAAGGCCCTGGCCGAGGAGTGGAGCTGCCCCTTCATGGAGACGTCGGCCAAAAACAAAGCCTCGGTGGACGAGCTGTTCGCCGAGATCGTGCGGCAGATGAACTACGCGGCGCAGCCCAACGGCGACGAGGGCTGCTGCTCGGCCTGCGTGATCCTCTGA